Genomic DNA from Flavobacterium sp. N502540:
ATTGCTTTTATGCCTTCATCGGCAAGAGAGGATAAACCAATTTTTCGTAAGGTAGCGTCAACTCTTTGCAGTTCTTCCGGCATTAAAATTTTTACCGCTTCATTTTTATAAAAACCATCCTCAGCGGTTAATTTGCTTACTTGCTTTGTAATTCCTTTGTTTAGGGCTTCCTTTAATCCCGAGGCAATATCAACATTTCCGGTGCCATTGATCTTTGACGATAATTGAGATAACTGATCTAAAGTTTTTTGTATCTGAGCATTAGAAGTGAAAGAAAATGTAAGCGTAAGTAACAGAAGTAGAATCTTTTTCATTAAAGTGTAATTTTATAAGTTTTCAAAAATACTACTTATTCAAAAATAAAGCCACAATTTTATTTTCGGAGAAGAAACCAATTTGTTGGAGGTTTAACAGTTTTTTTATAAGGTACTTAGGTTCTGAGTTGCTAAGGGGCAAAGGTTTTATTGGAATAGAAAAAAAAACTTTAGGTAGTTTTTTTAGAATTAAAATATTTCTTCTGAAAATAAAACTTAGTGCCTTAGTGACTCAGGATCTCAGAGCCTCAGTGTTTTTTCTAGAAAAAACCTCCATCAAGATTTTTTCGGGATATTTGTTTAATTCCGGTATTGGTATAAGAATAACTTGATGCTTCCGTCCATTTCCAATTGGAATTAGCATCATTATCTATGCCAACTGCCGAGTAGATAATTTTGATGTTATTGTCAGTCGTGGCCATTTTTAGCCAGAGAAAGAATTCTTTATTTTTGGGTGTAGTCTCATTTTTGGAACAATATTGCAGTCTTCCTAAAACTTCAGGATCTTCTTTAAACCATTGTTTTAAAAATCCTAAATGCGTTTCAGAGCATTGATATCCCAAGTTCAGAGCCCATAGAAATTTACATTTTAAGTTGCTCTCGTCTGCTTTTTTATCACTATCCCAGTAGCAGTCATGGTCAACACCAGTAGTAACAAATCCTAGTGCTGCCCGTTGTGGATCGGTTAAGGTTTTGATGTAGTCTTCGTTAAGCTGAAGAACACCTTGCTTATTTAACCAAAGTATTTTGATATAATCAGTTTGGGGCGGAACGGTTTTGTTATCAGGTTTTTGGTTTATATTGTGAGGTTCGTTAGTTTGTGAGAAAACGGAATAATTGAAACTTAAAACTAGGATTAAAAAAAGTAAACGTAGGCTCATAGTGTGATAGTGTAGAAAAGTATAAGAGAGGATAGTATTTTATTTTTTTAGCAAATCAATTTGTTCTTTAGTGTCTTCCACATAAAGACTCATCTCATCGTATTTCCATGTTCCGTTTTTGGTGCCCGAGACAAATAAAGTTCCTCTGCTTTTAGAACCCCTTATTGGAATTTGTAAGTTGCAATGTTCTATACTGTTGCTTGAATTAACGCTGCCGGAGGCAATTCCGTTATCTTCAATTGGACTACCCAATTTCTCCAGCACTATTGCATTATGCTGCGCTTCGTTCATGGCAGATTTATAAGAATCAGATTCTTTGAGCATGGTGGTAACTCCAAAGAAAAGCGCTGCTATAAACAAACCAAACAGCACCACAAGACTTAAACATCCGGTTGGAACAAACCATTTCCAGTTTCTGTCCCACCAGCTTTTTCTAACTTCAGTATAATCGTCTTCCATAAAAAAAGGGTAATTTTTAGATTTGTATTTGAGTTATTAAAGATACTATTATTCTTCCAAACTCTAAATTCAAATCTAAAATTACCCTATTAAAAATTACAGCTTTAATTAATGATCATTTGATGAAGCTAACGAACTAATTGGTTAAATTTTAGTTAGATACTACTCCTGTCTGAGGAGAAACCGTTTTGTTTAATTCAGCATCTCGCTCATAAACATCCTGAAAGAAACCAATTTCTCCATTTTCATTGACCAGCGAAGTAAAATAAGTAATATAAATAGGTACTTTTTTAGTTAGTTTAAAACTGTTTTCTGTTTTACCCGCCATAGCTTTATCTATTTTATCGGGAGTCCATTCAGGATAATCTTTAAGCATGGCAGTAGCTAATTCTTTTGCCATTTTTACGTTTATACAACCATGGCTGAACGTTCTTTTTTCAAAATCGAATAAAGTTTTAGATGGAGTATCATGCATATAGATGTCATCAGGGTTCGGAAACATAAATTTTACTAATCCTAATGAGTTTTCAGGACCCGGTTTTTGTCTCACCTGACCATTTACGATTTCCATATTATGTTTGGCCAAATAATTTTTATCCTCAGCGATTTTACTTTTCAACTCATTGTTTACAATACTTTGCGGCACGGTCCAGTAAGGGCTAAAAACGATTCTCTCAATTTCGCCATTAAAAATGGTTGTTTTAGTTAATGGTGCTCCAACAAAGACACTAGAAGACAGCTGCACCTTCCCATTTTTTACATAAATCAATTCGTACGAAGGAACGTTGACTAAAACATATTCATCGCAACCGGCCATTTGATCCGAAATAGTGCGACATCTTTCCATGTTAAGTTTTAGGGTCTCCATTTTATCGGCAAGAGGAACATTCATTTCTTTAATATGTTCTTCTGCTAAAATATAGTTAGGTTTGAAACCGTTACGAACTTTATATTTCATTACAGCATCCATTAATTCACGGTCGTAAACGTTACTTTTAGAATCCTTTTTTAAATCTCCCAATAAGTATAAACGGGTTCTGACTTGGGCGATAGTATTTGAAACAGCATCCGGACGTAAATCTTTATAAGGTGTTTCTTCCGGAACAATAGGTTTCCATTTATTAGAACGGTCTAGTTTTTTATATTTTTTCAGAACGTCCTGTAATTTATAATATTGATCATAGGTTACTTTAACATTTTCAGTAGTCGAAGTGGTGGCTTCTTCGATTGTACTGTAATTTAAAAAATCTGTCAGCATAGCATCATACGACATTTTTTTCCCGGCATCTGCATTACTTTTTTTGGCGTAAGCAATATATAAAGAACTCAAAAGCATATCTGCATCTGTTTTAGACAGCTTTGTTGCTGAAGAAGAAAAAAGAGCATCGATTTCTTTTTGATAAGGAACAACCAAATCATTCGTTTTTTTAGCTTTTTGATATAATGCAGTACCAAACTCATTGATGGCATCTTCATCAAACCAGATAGTTCCCGGAGTTCTGTTTTTGTATAATGACATGACGTCAGACTTATATTTTTTCAAATCAGAATATCTTTTAAAGAAGTCATTTGAAATTTCGTTTACATTATCAGAACCTGAATTCTTGTAAACGGGCGCGACAGTTGAAGTTTTTTTATAAGAAATGTTCTTATGATCAGTTTTGGCAAAAGAAGAAACAAAAAAACTTAGAACTATAATTAGGCTGAGTGGATATAATGTTTTCATTTTTTAAATTTTTACGGTGTTACTTTTGTAGGTAGTTTTAGGTAAAAATTTGGGGTTTTTATATACTACTAAATTACTTTATGATATTGATTTACAGGTTCTTGTATTTTGTTTAAATATTTCAAGATTTCCATGTTGTTAACATTTTTATAAGACTTATATAGGATAAATCAACTTAGTATTCAAATTGTTACCCCTCTAAAAGAAAAAAGATTCTTTTTTTTGTTAACAAAAAGATATTAGCATGATCAAATGTTGTAATATTTTGTAAATTGCTCCCTTAAAATTATCATATTCATAAAATGGAACAACAAATACCATATATTCCTAAAAATAAAGTAAGAATTGTAACCGCAGCCTCTCTTTTTGACGGACATGATGCAGCGATAAACATTATGCGTCGTATTATTCAGTCAACCGGAGTTGAGGTAATTCACCTTGGGCACGACCGTAGTGTTGAGGAAGTGGTAAATACTGCTATTCAGGAAGACGCGAATGCGATTGCGATGACATCGTATCAGGGAGGACATAATGAATATTTTAAATACATGTATGACTTGCTCAAAGAAAAAGGAGCAGGACACATTAAAATTTTTGGAGGCGGAGGCGGAGTAATCCTTCCAAGCGAAATTTCAGAATTACATGAATATGGTATTACAAGAATTTATTCTCCGGATGATGGTCGTTCTTTAGGTTTACAGGGAATGATTAATGATTTGGTTCAACGTTCAGATTATCCTATTGGAGATCAGTTAAACGGAGAAGTCGATCATATCGAAAATAAAATTCCAACCGCAATTGCACGTTTGATTTCAGCAGCAGAAAATTTCCCTGAAATCGCAAAACCTGTTTTTGATCAGATTCACGAAAGCAACACCGATTCTAAAATTCCGGTTCTTGGAATCACCGGAACGGGTGGAGCCGGAAAATCATCTTTAGTAGATGAACTGGTTCGTCGCTTTTTAATTGATTTCCCTGAGAAAACTATCGGATTGATTTCTGTCGATCCGTCAAAAAGAAAAACAGGAGGAGCGTTACTGGGTGACAGAATCCGTATGAATGCCATCAACAATCCTCGTGTGTATATGCGCTCGCTGGCGACACGTCAGTCGAATTTGGCCTTATCCAAATATGTTGCCGAAGCCATTCAGGTTTTAAAAGCAGCAAAATACGATTTGATCATTCTTGAAACTTCAGGAATCGGACAATCCGACACCGAGATTATGGACCATTCGGATGTATCTTTATATGTAATGACACCGGAATTTGGTGCCGCAACACAATTAGAGAAAATCGACATGCTTGATTTTGCCGATTTGGTCGCTTTAAACAAGTTTGACAAAAGAGGTGCTCTTGACGCCATTCGTGACGTTAAAAAACAATACCAGCGCAATCATAATTTATGGGATAAAAATCCGGATGAAATGCCGGTTTTCGGAACCATTGCTTCTCAGTTTAACGATCCGGGAATGAACACGCTTTATAAAGCGATCATGGACAAGATTGTGGAAAAAACGCAATCAGAATTGAAATCTACTTTTCAGATTACGAAGGAAATGAGCGAGAAAATCTTCGTGATTCCACCACACAGAACCCGTTACTTATCCGAAATTGCAGAGAACAACAGATCTTATGATGAAATAGCAGCTGCGCAGCAAAAAGTAGCACAGAAATTATACGGAATCTTTAAAACCATAGAAACCGTTTCAGGGAAAGTTCCACAAATTAATAAAGCCGGAATTGATGACACTAGTGTCTTCCTGAGCGGAGTCGAAGGAGTGAAAGCAGCCGAAACGCACGACGAAAACAGAATCTTTTTAAACCTGTTACTGAATCAGTTTGATAAAGTAAAAATGGATCTTGATCCGTACAATTGGGAAATTATCCTGAATTGGGACGAGAAAGTAGCCAAATATAAAAATCCGGTGTACAGCTTTAAGGTGCGTGATAAAGAAATTAAAATCGCTACTCATTCAGAAAGCTTGTCGCATTTGCAAATCCCAAAAATTGCTTTGCCTAAATATGAAGCCTGGGGAGATATTTTGCGTTGGAATTTACAGGAAAACGTTCCGGGAGAATTTCCGTTTGCTTCGGGATTGTATCCGTTTAAGCGTGAAGGTGAAGATCCGTCAAGAATGTTTGCAGGAGAGGGAGGACCGGAAAGAACCAACAAACGTTTTCATTATGTGAGTGCGGGATTACCGGCAAAACGACTTTCAACTGCTTTTGATAGTGTGACTTTATACGGAAACGATCCTGATATTCGTCCTGATATTTACGGAAAAATTGGTAATGCCGGAGTTTCGATTTGCTGTTTGGACGATGCTAAAAAACTATATTCAGGTTTTGATCTGGTTCATGCTTTAACCTCGGTGAGTATGACCATCAACGGACCGGCACCTATGCTGTTAGGTTTCTTTATGAACGCGGCTATCGATCAGCAATGTGAGATTTACATTAAAGCCAACGAATTAGAAAAAGAAGTTGAAGCAAAAATCAACAAAATATACAAGGAAAAAGGAACAGAACGTCCAAAATACCAAGGCGATCTGCCGGCAGGAAACAACGGTTTGGGATTAATGCTTTTGGGGGTTACCGGAGATCAGGTTTTACCTTTGGATGTGTATAACGATATCAAAGTAAAAACCTTATCACAGGTTCGTGGTACGGTTCAGGCTGATATTTTGAAAGAAGATCAGGCACAAAACACCTGTATTTTCTCAACGGAATTTGCATTGCGATTAATGGGTGACGTTCAGGAATATTTTATTACTCAAAACGTTCGTAATTTTTACTCCGTTTCGATTTCAGGATATCATATTGCTGAGGCAGGAGCGAACCCAATTACACAGCTGGCTTTTACACTTTCGAATGGTTTCACTTACGTGGAATATTACTTAAGCCGTGGCATGAGCATTAACGATTTTGGACCAAACTTATCGTTCTTCTTCTCAAACGGAGTAGATCCTGAATATTCAGTAATTGGACGTGTGGCACGTAAGATTTGGGCAAAAGCCATGAAAAACAAATACGGAGCCAACGAAAGAGCGCAAATGCTAAAATATCATATTCAAACTTCCGGGCGTTCCTTACACGCACAGGAAATTGATTTCAACGATATTAGAACGACATTACAGGCTTTGTATGCGATTTACGACAACTGTAACTCATTGCATACCAACGCATACGATGAAGCGATTACCACACCAACCGAAGAGTCAGTGCGTAGAGCCATGGCGATTCAGTTGATTATCAATAAAGAATTAGGTCTGGCGAAAAACGAAAACCCAATTCAGGGATCGTTTATCATCGAAGAATTAACCGATTTAGTAGAAGCTGCCGTTTTACAGGAATTTGACCGAATCACAGAACGTGGCGGAGTTTTGGGAGCTATGGAAACCATGTACCAGCGTTCTAAAATTCAGGAAGAAAGTTTGTATTACGAAACCTTAAAACACAACGGAGATTTCCCAATTGTGGGGGTAAACACCTTCCTAAGCTCAAAAGGATCTCCAACGGTAATTCCGGCAGAAGTAATTCGCGCCACCGAAGAAGAAAAACAATATCAAATTACGATGCTGGACAACTTACACCAGTTTCACGAAGCAAAAGTAAACGAGCACCTGCGTCAACTACAGGAAGCCGCCATTAAAAACGAAAACTTATTCGCCCATTTAATGGAAGCGACTAAGGTTTGTTCCTTAGGGCAGATTACTTCGGCCTTGTTTGAAGTAGGCGGCCAGTATAGAAGGAATATGTAATTATTACGATTTTATAAAAACAAAAAACCTTTCAGAAATGAGAGGTTTTTTGTTTTTATAAAATGCTCTAATGGAGTAGCGTACAGTGTTGAAAAAATATGTTTTCTTTCTTTTATTCCCATAAAAAAGGATTTGATTCAAGTATCAAATCTATTTCTTGATGTACATGATTCTTATATTTTTTTGTTAATGATATTTGTAATAAAAATCATTATATATTTGCGCTTATTTAAACAATATTACTAATTAAATTATCATCAATAGTCAATAATGAAAACAAAACTACTTTTATTATTTTTTACTTTCTTAATTGTTAAATCTAATGCTCAGAAGCAAGTTTATAGCTTTTTATCATTCTATCCTACCAGTTCTATTGAGTCTAATTTTGTTCAATTTAACGATAAGATTTTTTTCGAAGCACCTGGAGATGGAACTGGTAGAGAGGTTTGGACAAG
This window encodes:
- a CDS encoding L,D-transpeptidase family protein, with protein sequence MKTLYPLSLIIVLSFFVSSFAKTDHKNISYKKTSTVAPVYKNSGSDNVNEISNDFFKRYSDLKKYKSDVMSLYKNRTPGTIWFDEDAINEFGTALYQKAKKTNDLVVPYQKEIDALFSSSATKLSKTDADMLLSSLYIAYAKKSNADAGKKMSYDAMLTDFLNYSTIEEATTSTTENVKVTYDQYYKLQDVLKKYKKLDRSNKWKPIVPEETPYKDLRPDAVSNTIAQVRTRLYLLGDLKKDSKSNVYDRELMDAVMKYKVRNGFKPNYILAEEHIKEMNVPLADKMETLKLNMERCRTISDQMAGCDEYVLVNVPSYELIYVKNGKVQLSSSVFVGAPLTKTTIFNGEIERIVFSPYWTVPQSIVNNELKSKIAEDKNYLAKHNMEIVNGQVRQKPGPENSLGLVKFMFPNPDDIYMHDTPSKTLFDFEKRTFSHGCINVKMAKELATAMLKDYPEWTPDKIDKAMAGKTENSFKLTKKVPIYITYFTSLVNENGEIGFFQDVYERDAELNKTVSPQTGVVSN
- a CDS encoding methylmalonyl-CoA mutase family protein, yielding MEQQIPYIPKNKVRIVTAASLFDGHDAAINIMRRIIQSTGVEVIHLGHDRSVEEVVNTAIQEDANAIAMTSYQGGHNEYFKYMYDLLKEKGAGHIKIFGGGGGVILPSEISELHEYGITRIYSPDDGRSLGLQGMINDLVQRSDYPIGDQLNGEVDHIENKIPTAIARLISAAENFPEIAKPVFDQIHESNTDSKIPVLGITGTGGAGKSSLVDELVRRFLIDFPEKTIGLISVDPSKRKTGGALLGDRIRMNAINNPRVYMRSLATRQSNLALSKYVAEAIQVLKAAKYDLIILETSGIGQSDTEIMDHSDVSLYVMTPEFGAATQLEKIDMLDFADLVALNKFDKRGALDAIRDVKKQYQRNHNLWDKNPDEMPVFGTIASQFNDPGMNTLYKAIMDKIVEKTQSELKSTFQITKEMSEKIFVIPPHRTRYLSEIAENNRSYDEIAAAQQKVAQKLYGIFKTIETVSGKVPQINKAGIDDTSVFLSGVEGVKAAETHDENRIFLNLLLNQFDKVKMDLDPYNWEIILNWDEKVAKYKNPVYSFKVRDKEIKIATHSESLSHLQIPKIALPKYEAWGDILRWNLQENVPGEFPFASGLYPFKREGEDPSRMFAGEGGPERTNKRFHYVSAGLPAKRLSTAFDSVTLYGNDPDIRPDIYGKIGNAGVSICCLDDAKKLYSGFDLVHALTSVSMTINGPAPMLLGFFMNAAIDQQCEIYIKANELEKEVEAKINKIYKEKGTERPKYQGDLPAGNNGLGLMLLGVTGDQVLPLDVYNDIKVKTLSQVRGTVQADILKEDQAQNTCIFSTEFALRLMGDVQEYFITQNVRNFYSVSISGYHIAEAGANPITQLAFTLSNGFTYVEYYLSRGMSINDFGPNLSFFFSNGVDPEYSVIGRVARKIWAKAMKNKYGANERAQMLKYHIQTSGRSLHAQEIDFNDIRTTLQALYAIYDNCNSLHTNAYDEAITTPTEESVRRAMAIQLIINKELGLAKNENPIQGSFIIEELTDLVEAAVLQEFDRITERGGVLGAMETMYQRSKIQEESLYYETLKHNGDFPIVGVNTFLSSKGSPTVIPAEVIRATEEEKQYQITMLDNLHQFHEAKVNEHLRQLQEAAIKNENLFAHLMEATKVCSLGQITSALFEVGGQYRRNM
- a CDS encoding cytochrome c oxidase assembly factor 1 family protein, with translation MEDDYTEVRKSWWDRNWKWFVPTGCLSLVVLFGLFIAALFFGVTTMLKESDSYKSAMNEAQHNAIVLEKLGSPIEDNGIASGSVNSSNSIEHCNLQIPIRGSKSRGTLFVSGTKNGTWKYDEMSLYVEDTKEQIDLLKK